The nucleotide window TCACTTTGGTGTGAAGGGATTGTTTCCTGATTACAGGTTTGCAAGACTGCTTTTTTGTGAATTGCAAtgataattgtaaatataactATTTACGGTGAAAAAATATTATGGATTCTTCAAACATAGAAGCTGAATCTGATGAGTTTGTCGTATTTTGATTTCGTGTGTTGCTTTTTCTGTTTCAATGAAGTACCGATTTTCACATTGATGATTAAGTTTATTCAGAAACAATGAAGTTTTATGACATTATAGAACAGATGACTTGTTTGTTACCAAAACAAAACCTACAGTTCTTGCTTAGGATATCACTTTTTTTGCAATGAGAATATATTGACGTTTCGTTTTTATGAATTAGAGGTTTGCAGGTAGGCCTCTTATGTTGTCCACATCACTAGTTGCAAACTGTTAGATCAGTCATAATTTTACACTCCTATGGCAACTTCATGATGGGTTTTATGGCTAATGTAGTTTATTTTAGTCCCATATTAAGTCATCCAAAGCAGAATCGTATGAAATATAGAACAGCTCAGCTGAACATGGACCTTTGTTCTGATTGTGCATGCAGGTTATCACACGTATAAATTATGGCCAGAGTGTCTTGATGAGTGGGCTGGCTGGTGCAGTTTCTCTGGCAGGATCAGGTGGCGGACTATGGGCCATTGAGGGAGGCAACTGGCAAATGGCTGCTGGACTGATCAATCAGTCTGATGCTGAATTGCACTTGCATGAAGAAATAGTATCCATTGCTAACCTTGGTGATTATTATGAACTCAGCTCCACAAAAGGAAAAAGTTATTCCTGTGAAGTTGCTGTGGTTGCTACCCCGTTGGATGAGTTGAATATTCAATTTACTCCCCCCGTTTCAGttcctaaaagaaaattacagcACACACATACAACTTTTGTTAGGGGATGTTTAAATCCTGTGAGTATTCTGAAAGATCAATCATATTCTTACTGAGGCTATGTAGTAAGATTTGACATATCATCCTATAATGTCTGATATATCTTCTTTTCGTACTATTTTGGTTGGTGCTATTTCTAATGGTGATGCATGGTTGTGCACTAGGTATATTTTGGTCTCAGCCGTGCAACGAAAATTCCAGAACTTGTTGGCACATTGGAGGATCCTAACATTCCATTTTCAAGCATTTCAGTTCTCAAGAAGCACAATGAAAAAGAATCCACTTTTAAAATATTCTCTCGACAACCAATGGCAGACACATTACTGGATAAAATCTTCAGGTAACAATATGGAGTGATCACCTTGTCAGTTAACTTTAAACTTTTGCTGATCTGTCCACAATATCTACATCAGAAATCTGCtcacttcaattaaataaagtgGCTAGTCCATGATTTATTGAAGCTATTCTCACACATCAAACCTAAAAACCCTTTGAACTCTGTTTAATCACTTGGCCCTAAGGGTGTATAGTGAGTTACATTTTGGAGGGGAAGGAAGAGAAGGGGTTTTGCGAGAGAAATATACTCATAGTCATAGCTTCTCTTCAAacacttttctcttttcttctaacCCTTTTACCTTTCCTCCCTTCTCTCAAACTGAAACTCCTGAACACAGATTGAAACATAGATAGGGTGCATCAGAGTTTAAGTCAGACATTCACTTCTTAAACTTTCGATTTAAGTGCCTGGCCCATTCCCTTCCCTCCCCACAAAATAAGGGCTTGCTAATGGGTGCCTAAAGGCACACTTTACCAACacagaatttgaatatttttgtttaagaaAGTTTTTTTCCCTggtaatataaataaaatacatgatAAAGTTAAATAATTCTACTTTTGTATCCTTATTTCTTAAAGAGTGGCCCATTTGCAAAagtcaaacaagaaaagaaaattttgtacTAGTTTGAGTAAATTTTGGATTGCTCTGACCCTTGCAGTGCGAGGAATGAGACTATACGGATAGATTGGGCTGCCTACCCTCATTACAAGCCCCCAGAAATATTTGCACCGTTTATATTGGATGGGCAGCATTTGTACTATGTGAATGCATTTGAAAATGCAGCAAGCACCATGGAGACGAGTGCTGTAGCAGCTGAGAACATAGCCCGACTCATAGCATCAAGATATTTTGGCAAAGTAATTGCGTATCCATCTAATAAAGCTACTGCAAGTTCTCAAGCAGTAGATGCTCATTTGGATTTGTGAATATGCAGTGGCTGTAAGATATTGTTAGGTAATTGAACTTGAAGTTCATCAAGTTTAAGTTATGTTGTAATTTTGTATATTATGTTAAGCAAATGAAGGAATGTACAGAGACTGGACAATGTagaatttctcttctcttgtaTTTTCTCAGATAATAATGAATGGGTAGTGATTTTGATTGTTGAGGATTTCGTGGTGTTTCTGCTTGGTTTTATAGGTCCATTTACGTGGAAAGTCTAGGTTACTGCTATTACCAGGGCAGGATCATTCTTTTAGCAGAACCAGAGAGAGAATTAGAAATAGGAAGTGGCACACATGAACCATGTTTAGGTGATGGGAAATGTGGTTTGAATGTCTCACTCCTCCATTGTGTTGGCACTAATTTTAGCACCTCTAAATTTTGGTGTCATCATTTTATAGATAGTAGTAATATTGCATGATACTGCACGTGTGAGCTTCGGTCATGTATAAAAATAGACTAAATTTTTAAACTGGTCTTTTAGATTTACAGCTTTTACTATTTTAGTcccttaaatttaaaattatctattttgATCTCCGAAATTCAGTTGTGGGTACCATATTGGTCTTTGGTCCCTTTCTAGTATTGAATCAACGAACTAAGTACTAAATTAGTTCAAACTTGCCATACTGGACACATGGTTAAATAGCGTCATTTCGTTTTGGCacttaaataagacaaaaataaaaagaggaaaaagagtttATATAATGTGAAAATCATTAtatctctctttatttttcaaaacaactttatttttgtcttatttaaaaGCTAAAATCAAAAGATACTATTTAGCCATGTCTCTAACGTTGCAAGTCTTAGCTAGCTGAGCATTTCGTTTATTGACTCAACGTAGAAAAGGGTCCAAAAATCGATATGGTGCCTGGAGCTGGATCTCGGGGCCAGTACAATGAATATTGAATATGAGGTACTAAAATAGTGAAAATTGTGAATTTTAGGGTAAAAATttagtgataaaaataaaatatgcaaaCAGCAGTTAAGAAGGCGGTCCCATGGTCTAGTGGTCAGGACATTGGACTCTGAATCCAGTAACCCGAGTTCAAATCTCGGTGGGACCTTTccatttttatttggttttttcGTCGGTTTCTGGATATTCAAATGTCACACATGTAAAGAAAGCGCCAATCAAATTAGTccgttcaattttttttattccccTTTCGAACTTCAGCTATTATttagacaattttttttattcagtaATGTCCAGCAACTAAAGATTAGTAGTAAATCGTTGAAGCACTAGGGCACAACATTGGCTAATCAATGTGTTCGGGATATTATTGGCAAATTATACATCTGACTACATGCTTGAGTAACAAAAATACCGAATGTATAAGGTAAACAATGGGAGTTTTCACGCGAAAACAATATGGTTCTTTTCCGGAGATAATTCATGTATAAAATTGAACTATAATATATGTACAAAAATGTCACTTCAAATATCAAAACCAATCAAAGCCCAAGCTAATGCATGATATTTGCAACTCAATTTGTAATGAATGGTACAAGCAGACGTGAAAAAGGCCAGATTTGATTCGCCATCAGTTTGCCTAATAGTTGATATAATTCACGTGTCATTCCGTAATGGCTAGGTGAGCACCACGGAAGCTACATCAGTGTTTTCTGTCGGGACCAACTCCGTGATTTCaacgaaaagataaatttgtccGCGTTTTGAAAAGATCAGAGACATAAatgtattttctaattttttagagacaaaaatgtccacagaaaaaaaaatcaagtcaGACACCTATTTATCTTTTACTCACAAAATTAACTTCATATCGAAAAAACAACACCAACCCTACCCTCCCAACCATTTCCAttcatatatataaacaaaattagCCTAAATTGCTTCAACGCTTTTCTAAAGTAACTGTTTTCAAAGTTGCATTAttccattattttttgtttcaaaagacCTGGGAAGTGGGAACTGAAAAGAAAAGCGAAAACGCCGGAAAATCCTCAGTCTTTTTTAAACGGATTGAGGGAAAGGGCATGTGAATCTTTTTCCCTGCCAAGAACCCTAACGAACCAATCAATGGAGCAATCGAGAATggagaagaagctcaagagcatCAACGACCTCCATCCTCTCGAGCTGTTACGAGCAATCTTCTGAGGATCCCCATCAAACATCTTGCGTGCCTCAGGTGCATTTCGAAGCAATGGAACACTCTCATTTCCgatccccattttgcaaaatcCCATCTTGATCACTCTCTCGCACCCTCCCATACATGCCTCTTCCTCCAAGACAATTCTCACGCTTGCTCCGTTGAACTCGATGCACTGCTTCAAGATGATAATGATAGCGTTGATACAAGAGCGATCTCTCTCCCTTTCATGAAGAAGCCACCACCTGTTTCCATCTTCTTGGTTCTTGCAGAGGGTTCGTACTCTTACGATGCAAACCACAGTTTCTTATCCTATGGAACCCGCTCACTGGTTCCAGCAAAAGAATCTCATACTCTTATATGGATAATGCCGCAACAAGCAATGTTGAGGTCACAAGATGTGCTTCTATATG belongs to Arachis duranensis cultivar V14167 chromosome 8, aradu.V14167.gnm2.J7QH, whole genome shotgun sequence and includes:
- the LOC107463306 gene encoding farnesylcysteine lyase codes for the protein MSIIHTLPLFFTFLLLSQAQPPSGAPSPSPSSGAPSPSPRSSTVCIIGAGIGGSSVAHFLREYTPHSSDFPTKILVFERRTIVGGRMATVTIAGDTFEAGASILHPKNFHAVNYTKILDLKVKPPSSESNSIGIWNGERFVFKTVKIGSDIPLVNQLLKLPLIDYIVSNLVSLVNSVLLFFRYGFSLLKMQSFVESAVNRFLKFYEVPGSRPVFETVDEMLKWAGLYNLTTRTLQDELTDVGMSPLLINELVTVITRINYGQSVLMSGLAGAVSLAGSGGGLWAIEGGNWQMAAGLINQSDAELHLHEEIVSIANLGDYYELSSTKGKSYSCEVAVVATPLDELNIQFTPPVSVPKRKLQHTHTTFVRGCLNPVYFGLSRATKIPELVGTLEDPNIPFSSISVLKKHNEKESTFKIFSRQPMADTLLDKIFSARNETIRIDWAAYPHYKPPEIFAPFILDGQHLYYVNAFENAASTMETSAVAAENIARLIASRYFGKVIAYPSNKATASSQAVDAHLDL